The sequence CCGGGGCTTCCCCGGCACGGTGGAGGTGCGGCGGGTGGCGCGAGGCATCGACCTGGCCGGGCTGGCCCGGCTGCAGTGAACCCCGACATGGGCAAGGAGTGTCCCTGGTGGTGAAGGAGAAAGGAACGCGTCCCCAGGTGGACCCGCTCGCGGAGGAGAAGGCTGCGCGAGCGGTAGTGGCCACGCTGGGCAAGCGGGAGTTCCTGGAGCAGTTCCAGAAGCTGGCCAAGAGCTACGCGGCGGACCCGGGCAACCCCGGCTCGTACGCGTGCGAGGGCTGCCAGCGCTGCGCCAACTGCATGTTCTGCAAGGACTGCGACAGCTGCTTCCAGTGCACCCACTGCACCCGGTGCGAGCTGTGCAACAACTGCTCGCACTGCGTGGAGTGCAAGAGCTGCCACGCGTGCGCCTACTGCGTGCAGAGCGAGAACTGCACCAGCAGCGCGTACCTGGTGCTGAGCCGCAACCTGCAGGACTGCAACTACTGCTTCGGCTGCGTGGGCCTGGCGAAGAAGGACTTCCACATCCTCAACGTCCCCTTCCCCCGGACGGAGTACTTCAAGGTCGTCGGGCGGCTGAAGAAGGAGCTGGGGCTTCCGTAGCCCGGTTGCAGGAGTTTCGCGGCTACAGGGCCCTTACATAGA comes from Pyxidicoccus parkwaysis and encodes:
- a CDS encoding caib/baif family protein; this translates as MVKEKGTRPQVDPLAEEKAARAVVATLGKREFLEQFQKLAKSYAADPGNPGSYACEGCQRCANCMFCKDCDSCFQCTHCTRCELCNNCSHCVECKSCHACAYCVQSENCTSSAYLVLSRNLQDCNYCFGCVGLAKKDFHILNVPFPRTEYFKVVGRLKKELGLP